CAATCGGTGTCACGATTGCCAGTTCGGCACCCGCCAGCGCATTAAGCAGCGAGGACTTGCCGACGTTCGGTTGCCCGGCCAGTACGACGGACAGCCCCTCACGCAGCAACGCGCCTTGTTTCGCATCGCGCTGTACGGCCGCCAATGCGTCGCGGATATGCGCCAACTTGCCGCGCGCGTCGGCCGCCTCCAGAAAATCGATTTCCTCCTCCGGGAAATCGAGGGTGGCCTCGACCAGCATCCGCAGGTCGACGACCTTGTCGACGAGCCGATGGATGTCGCGCGAGAATGCCCCTTCCAACGAACGACCGGCCGAGCGCGCGGCCGCCTCGGTGCTGGCTTCGATTAGGTCCGCCACGGCTTCAGCCTGCGCGAGATCAAGCTTGTCGTTCAGGAACGCGCGTCGCGTGAATTCGCCGGGCTGCGCGAGCCGCAGGCCGATGTCGCGGCCAGCGTCGAGGCATCGCTGCAGCACGAGTTGCAATACAACCGGCCCGCCATGCCCCTGCAGTTCGAGGACGTGCTCGCCGGTGTACGAATGGGGTGCCGGGAAATACAAACCGATGCCGCGATCCAGCGGCACGCCGGTCGCATCGAAAAACGGCACATAGACGGCACGACGGGGCGCAAGCCGATCGCGGAACAATGCGTCCATCAGCCGCGCGGCCGCGTCGGCCCCGGCCGCGCCGAACGAGACACGCACCACACCTATGCCACCACGGCCCGGTGCGGTGGCAATCGCAACGATCGGATCAGAATCGGTTTGCATCAACTTAAATAAATAGGTGCGGCAATACGGGTCGCCGTCGATAGCGGCTCGCGTCCATTGTAGTCAGACGGCCCGGCGATTCGCGTCGGATACCGCGACGGCCCATGCCGGCGGCAGGCACCTCGTCAAGCTGCCCGCCTCACCATCACGGACTCAGGCCTTCTTGCCCTTGCCTATCATCCGGGTGATGTAGTACTGCTGGGCAATCGACAGCACATTGTTCACGACGTAGTACAGCACCAGTCCGGCCGGGAAGAAGAAGAACATTACCGAGAATGCGAGCGGCATGAACATCATCATCTTCGCTTGCACCGGATCGGGCGGCGTCGGGTTCAGCTTGGTCTGCGCAAACATCGAGACCGCCATCAACACCGGCAAGATAAAGTAGGGATCCTGCTGCGACAGATCACGGATCCACAGCACCCAGGGCGCGCCGCGCATCTCGACTGACGAGAGCAGCACCCAGTACAGCGAGATGAACACCGGGATCTGGATCAAGATTGGCAGGCAGCCGCCAAACGGGTTCACCTTCTC
This region of Mycetohabitans endofungorum genomic DNA includes:
- the mnmE gene encoding tRNA uridine-5-carboxymethylaminomethyl(34) synthesis GTPase MnmE, which produces MMQTDSDPIVAIATAPGRGGIGVVRVSFGAAGADAAARLMDALFRDRLAPRRAVYVPFFDATGVPLDRGIGLYFPAPHSYTGEHVLELQGHGGPVVLQLVLQRCLDAGRDIGLRLAQPGEFTRRAFLNDKLDLAQAEAVADLIEASTEAAARSAGRSLEGAFSRDIHRLVDKVVDLRMLVEATLDFPEEEIDFLEAADARGKLAHIRDALAAVQRDAKQGALLREGLSVVLAGQPNVGKSSLLNALAGAELAIVTPIAGTTRDKVAQTIQIEGIPLHVIDTAGLRDTQDEVERLGIARSWHEIEQADVVLHLLDARDGISVEDHAIAARFPAGVPVVRIFNKIDLADIEPEVRDAGDGAAREVRLSAKAALGIDLLRAELLRIAGWQAGAESVYLARERHLRALRTAGEHLATAAEHAARNAQALDLFAEELRLAQEQLNAITGEFTSDDLLGVIFSRFCIGK